In the genome of Nymphaea colorata isolate Beijing-Zhang1983 chromosome 9, ASM883128v2, whole genome shotgun sequence, one region contains:
- the LOC116260016 gene encoding 40S ribosomal protein S23, which translates to MGKTRGMGAGRKLKTHRRRQKWADKSYKKSHLGNEWKKPFAGSSHAKGIVLEKIGIEAKQPNSAIRKCARVQLIKNGKKIAAFVPNDGCLNYIEENDEVLIAGFGRKGHAVGDIPGVRFKVVKVSGVSLLALFKEKKEKPRS; encoded by the exons ATGGG GAAAACCCGTGGTATGGGAGCTGGGCGCAAGCTCAAGACACATAGAAGGAGGCAGAAGTGGGCAGATAAGTCTTACAAGAAGAGTCATCTAGGAAACGAGTGGAAGAAACCATTTGCAGGTTCTTCTCATGCCAAAGGGATCGTCCTTGAAAAAAT TGGCATAGAGGCAAAGCAGCCCAACTCTGCTATTCGTAAGTGCGCAAGAGTGCAGTTGATTAAGAATGGGAAGAAGATTGCTGCTTTTGTGCCCAATGATGGTTGTCTGAATTACATTGAAGAAAAT GATGAAGTTTTGATTGCTGGTTTTGGAAGGAAGGGGCATGCCGTGGGAGATATTCCCGGAGTAAGGTTCAAGGTGGTTAAGGTATCTGGTGTTTCACTTTTGGCACttttcaaggaaaagaaagagaagcccAGGTCCTGA
- the LOC116261143 gene encoding uncharacterized protein LOC116261143, with protein sequence MSLPVPFQSQPTVGYPHPVVANGTPHSKGTFGPVFAVLAVITVLAAIACCIGRLCARRYSRPKTRHDRTFDARADPESGMKEGMPRVRPTDHKHPKEAKVVDNVPAK encoded by the coding sequence ATGTCTCTCCCTGTTCCCTTCCAATCACAGCCAACTGTTGGGTACCCCCACCCTGTTGTAGCCAATGGGACGCCGCACTCCAAGGGCACGTTCGGCCCTGTCTTCGCCGTCCTGGCCGTGATCACGGTGCTCGCGGCGATCGCTTGCTGCATCGGCCGCCTGTGCGCCCGGCGCTACTCGCGGCCCAAGACGCGCCACGACCGGACGTTCGACGCCAGGGCCGACCCGGAGAGCGGGATGAAAGAAGGCATGCCCAGGGTGAGGCCGACTGACCACAAGCACCCAAAGGAAGCCAAAGTTGTTGATAATGTTCCAGCCAAGTGA